From a region of the Bradyrhizobium diazoefficiens genome:
- a CDS encoding tetratricopeptide repeat protein, with product MRSDDATALGAAGLVIWFADSDFSDAFEVFDRALSISRSNVVALGNSAFAHAFMGDGKIALQLAQRALKVSPFDTLIAHMAIAVTELHANRFDEALKVAARAVEANPLFSVPHVLQTIALVRLGRIEEARSAAERVLNLDPTFTMPVWSVTVRKNPAVFDPMARAWSELATCS from the coding sequence ATGAGAAGTGATGACGCGACCGCGCTTGGTGCTGCCGGTCTGGTGATCTGGTTTGCTGACTCCGACTTCAGTGATGCGTTCGAGGTGTTTGACCGGGCACTGTCGATCAGTCGTTCGAATGTCGTCGCCTTGGGAAACAGTGCGTTCGCACATGCGTTCATGGGCGACGGCAAAATCGCACTGCAACTGGCGCAACGTGCCCTCAAGGTTAGCCCGTTCGATACACTGATTGCTCACATGGCGATCGCGGTGACCGAACTCCATGCGAACCGTTTTGACGAGGCGCTCAAGGTGGCGGCTCGCGCCGTCGAAGCCAATCCTTTATTCAGTGTGCCGCACGTCCTTCAAACGATCGCCCTGGTCCGGCTCGGTCGAATCGAAGAGGCGAGATCGGCCGCCGAACGTGTCTTGAACCTGGACCCGACGTTCACGATGCCAGTATGGTCGGTTACCGTACGGAAAAACCCTGCCGTTTTCGATCCAATGGCACGGGCGTGGAGCGAACTCGCTACTTGCAGTTAA
- a CDS encoding methyltransferase: MTREHPRTDRLFEIGSAYRRAKVLLSAVELGVFSELAAGPLDARDLASRIQVHGRPARDFFDALVATGLLTRDDEGRYRNTEESDFYLDRAKPTYLGASFEQYNRREYALWGSLTQSLQTGNPAAETHGQDHFGSLYNDAARFRTFVTAMTSGSLLAAQGIAHQFPWENYQTLCDVGTAQGCLPVQVALAHPHVRAIGFDLPMLRSAFEEYAVERNVANRVSFAGGDFFKDPLPQADVIVLGRVLHNWDLEAKKMLLDKAYRAIRTGGAVIVYDMLIDDDRRTSTTGLLSSLNMLLWTAGGFGYTATDCTGWMRSAGLAETIVRDLPGGNSMIIGEK, translated from the coding sequence ATGACCCGCGAGCATCCGCGTACCGATCGGCTTTTCGAGATCGGCAGCGCCTATCGACGGGCGAAAGTTCTATTGAGCGCGGTTGAACTCGGAGTTTTTTCGGAGCTCGCAGCCGGCCCGCTCGATGCGAGGGATCTCGCCAGCCGCATTCAGGTCCACGGTCGCCCGGCTCGCGACTTCTTCGATGCACTCGTGGCGACTGGTCTTCTGACGCGAGACGACGAAGGGCGATATCGCAATACCGAGGAGAGCGACTTTTATCTAGACCGAGCGAAGCCGACTTATCTCGGCGCCAGCTTCGAACAGTACAACCGCCGCGAATACGCCTTATGGGGATCGCTGACGCAGTCGCTGCAGACCGGCAATCCGGCGGCCGAAACGCATGGCCAGGATCACTTCGGGTCTTTGTACAACGACGCAGCGAGATTCCGGACCTTCGTCACCGCGATGACGTCCGGCAGCTTGCTCGCCGCTCAAGGTATCGCTCACCAGTTCCCCTGGGAGAACTATCAGACACTTTGCGATGTCGGCACCGCTCAAGGCTGCTTACCGGTCCAGGTTGCTTTGGCACATCCTCACGTCCGCGCCATCGGATTCGATCTTCCGATGCTGCGTTCGGCATTCGAGGAGTACGCGGTCGAACGCAACGTTGCTAACAGGGTGAGTTTCGCGGGAGGCGATTTCTTTAAGGATCCGTTGCCTCAGGCCGATGTCATCGTGTTGGGTCGCGTCCTCCACAATTGGGATCTTGAAGCCAAGAAAATGTTACTGGACAAGGCGTATCGAGCGATCCGGACAGGTGGGGCTGTCATCGTCTATGATATGCTGATCGACGACGACCGGCGCACAAGCACAACGGGCTTGCTCTCCTCTCTCAACATGCTCCTTTGGACGGCGGGCGGGTTTGGATATACGGCAACGGATTGCACCGGTTGGATGCGTTCGGCCGGGTTGGCAGAGACGATAGTTCGCGACCTTCCAGGTGGCAACTCCATGATCATCGGCGAAAAATAG
- a CDS encoding MauE/DoxX family redox-associated membrane protein has protein sequence MDQTPSKTATLYRMVTPEHICPFGLKSLDLLQRQGFEVEDHQLKSRAETDAFMASEHVKTTPQTFIDGKRVGGYDDLRRFFHEPVADPNATSYQPVVAVFATAFAMALAATWAATGTLMTARAGEWFVAFSMCILAILKLQNLDTFSNMFLGYDLLAQRVVRYAYVYPFGEAIAGVLMIAGGPFKWIAIPIALFIGGIGAASVFKAVYVDRRELKCACVGGSSKVPLGFVSLTENLMMVAMAIWMAVR, from the coding sequence ATGGACCAGACGCCTTCCAAAACCGCCACACTCTACCGCATGGTGACGCCGGAGCACATCTGCCCGTTCGGCCTCAAATCGCTCGACCTTCTGCAGCGCCAAGGCTTCGAGGTCGAAGACCATCAGCTCAAGAGCCGAGCGGAAACCGACGCATTCATGGCGTCCGAACACGTCAAGACGACTCCACAGACGTTCATCGACGGCAAGCGGGTCGGCGGGTACGACGATTTGCGCCGGTTCTTCCACGAACCCGTCGCCGATCCGAACGCGACCAGCTACCAGCCGGTCGTCGCGGTCTTCGCCACGGCATTCGCGATGGCATTGGCGGCGACCTGGGCGGCGACGGGCACGCTGATGACGGCTCGCGCCGGCGAATGGTTCGTCGCCTTCAGCATGTGCATCCTGGCGATCCTGAAGCTGCAGAACCTGGACACGTTCTCGAACATGTTCCTGGGCTACGACCTGCTGGCCCAGCGGGTCGTCCGCTACGCCTACGTCTACCCCTTCGGAGAAGCGATTGCGGGCGTACTGATGATCGCAGGCGGCCCGTTCAAATGGATAGCAATTCCGATCGCGCTTTTCATCGGCGGGATCGGAGCGGCCTCTGTCTTCAAGGCCGTCTACGTGGACCGGCGCGAACTCAAATGCGCATGCGTCGGCGGCAGCAGCAAGGTGCCTCTCGGCTTCGTCTCGCTCACCGAGAACCTGATGATGGTGGCGATGGCGATCTGGATGGCGGTCCGCTAG
- a CDS encoding histidine kinase dimerization/phosphoacceptor domain -containing protein has product MEKLHPLLFEHRFPTPIRYLLAASIMFVCAALQAGLQAQSGFTGFFLLLPGVFLSGLLFDHGSSLFAACIALVCAAYLSYAGEYGIDFLVPCGLFAITAAGVAVVAEMMRAEIKGALKAQQTQRLLLDEMAHRTKNNLAILGAMIWMQARNGEPAVASALEGTARRIQVMAEVYDHLSPKEDSRLVDMRRFLSDVVEKVFQSLAPSGPVAFQVVCEEAHLPNQQALAIGIVANELVTNALKYAFPDQRSGQIVVELTVMGKIELSVRDNGIGLARDQQPKGLGSRIVALLTQQLGGTLSYERRDAGVMVVLRAPLHVHA; this is encoded by the coding sequence ATGGAAAAGCTGCATCCGCTCTTGTTCGAACACAGATTTCCGACGCCGATTCGCTACCTTCTGGCGGCTTCGATCATGTTCGTCTGCGCCGCGCTCCAGGCCGGCCTGCAGGCGCAATCCGGGTTCACGGGATTCTTTCTATTGCTGCCGGGGGTCTTTCTTTCAGGCCTGCTGTTCGACCACGGCTCCAGTCTGTTCGCCGCTTGCATCGCGCTCGTCTGCGCCGCCTACCTCAGCTACGCCGGTGAGTACGGAATCGACTTCCTGGTGCCTTGCGGGCTGTTCGCGATCACCGCCGCCGGCGTCGCCGTGGTCGCCGAGATGATGCGTGCGGAGATCAAGGGCGCGCTGAAGGCGCAGCAAACCCAGAGGCTGCTTTTGGATGAGATGGCGCACCGGACCAAGAACAACCTCGCGATCCTTGGTGCGATGATCTGGATGCAAGCGAGGAATGGAGAGCCCGCGGTCGCCTCGGCGCTGGAAGGTACGGCCCGCCGCATCCAGGTGATGGCGGAGGTCTACGATCACCTTTCGCCGAAGGAGGACTCGCGTCTCGTCGACATGCGACGCTTCCTCTCCGACGTGGTCGAGAAGGTCTTCCAATCGCTCGCCCCCTCCGGGCCCGTGGCGTTCCAGGTCGTTTGTGAGGAAGCCCATCTGCCCAACCAGCAGGCTCTCGCGATCGGGATTGTCGCCAACGAACTGGTCACGAACGCGCTCAAATACGCGTTTCCGGACCAAAGGTCCGGGCAGATCGTCGTCGAGCTGACTGTAATGGGCAAGATCGAACTTTCCGTTCGCGACAACGGCATCGGACTGGCCCGGGATCAGCAACCGAAGGGCCTCGGCTCCCGCATCGTCGCGCTGCTGACGCAGCAACTAGGCGGGACGCTTTCCTACGAACGCCGTGATGCCGGCGTGATGGTGGTTCTGCGCGCGCCCTTGCATGTGCACGCCTGA
- a CDS encoding MFS transporter: protein MDQATLQMTSSCEGARVRSERRKIVIGVGVGNALEWYDWMAYSIFAAYFARQFFRSDDPLADLLGVLAIFAAGFFMRPLGGVFFGWFADRRGRRPAMTLSMLVTASGSLLIGITPTYDNIGAAAAVVLLLGRLLQGFGHGGEVVSSFTYVTEMAPANKRGAWASSVFVFVTIGVMFATLLGAGLTSVFGASAIKEWAWRIPFIIGGILGVYALVLRRRLDETPMFRAKAAARGTRLREDRAGRSVWRDVWKYRQACMRVFVLSGAGAVLYYVWAIMATTFAIGPLRMAPGPVMWIGVAANGFFIVCLIAWGRISDRYGRKLNWYFFSIGSMFAIIPLSLVFTGGNGEIWRLGVYMGVGMLLISAPTAIMPAFFAEQFPTKIRAIAMGLPYSAGALAAGTAPYLQMWLYSLRQPRLFDGCLILLCALVLIATALSPETNGKVLDDETASDQ from the coding sequence ATGGACCAAGCCACACTGCAGATGACTTCTTCATGTGAAGGCGCTCGGGTGCGTTCCGAGAGGCGTAAGATCGTCATTGGCGTCGGTGTAGGAAATGCTCTCGAATGGTACGACTGGATGGCATATTCGATCTTCGCCGCATACTTTGCACGACAGTTTTTCCGCAGTGACGATCCGTTAGCCGACCTGCTCGGAGTCCTCGCGATCTTCGCGGCCGGCTTTTTCATGCGGCCGTTAGGCGGTGTGTTTTTCGGCTGGTTCGCGGATCGTCGCGGTCGGCGTCCGGCGATGACCTTATCCATGCTCGTGACGGCCAGCGGAAGTCTGCTCATTGGCATCACGCCAACTTACGACAACATTGGAGCCGCAGCTGCCGTGGTGCTCCTGTTAGGCAGACTGCTCCAGGGCTTTGGCCACGGCGGCGAGGTTGTCTCGTCCTTCACCTATGTCACCGAAATGGCGCCTGCGAATAAACGAGGGGCGTGGGCATCATCTGTTTTTGTTTTCGTGACGATCGGCGTCATGTTCGCCACCCTGCTCGGCGCGGGACTGACGAGCGTTTTCGGGGCGAGTGCGATCAAGGAATGGGCTTGGCGCATCCCGTTCATCATCGGAGGTATACTCGGCGTCTATGCGCTGGTTCTGCGTCGGCGCCTCGATGAAACGCCGATGTTTCGAGCGAAGGCTGCGGCGCGTGGGACACGTTTGCGGGAGGATCGAGCGGGTCGCTCCGTCTGGCGGGATGTGTGGAAGTACCGCCAAGCTTGCATGCGCGTCTTCGTGCTTTCCGGCGCCGGCGCAGTCCTCTACTACGTCTGGGCAATCATGGCTACGACGTTCGCTATCGGCCCTCTGCGAATGGCTCCCGGTCCGGTGATGTGGATCGGTGTGGCGGCTAACGGCTTCTTCATCGTCTGTCTTATTGCCTGGGGACGCATTTCCGATCGATACGGTCGAAAGCTGAACTGGTATTTCTTCTCGATAGGATCCATGTTCGCTATCATTCCATTGTCCCTCGTCTTTACCGGTGGCAACGGAGAAATCTGGCGCCTTGGGGTCTATATGGGGGTGGGGATGCTGCTCATCTCGGCGCCCACCGCGATCATGCCGGCATTCTTCGCGGAACAGTTTCCGACGAAGATCCGCGCCATAGCCATGGGGCTACCGTACTCGGCGGGAGCATTGGCCGCGGGAACTGCTCCCTATCTTCAAATGTGGCTGTATTCGTTGAGGCAACCGCGGCTGTTCGATGGCTGCCTCATTCTTCTTTGCGCATTGGTACTCATTGCGACCGCGCTGTCGCCTGAGACCAACGGCAAGGTCCTGGACGACGAGACGGCCAGCGATCAGTAG
- a CDS encoding SRPBCC family protein, with translation MSRRVSAAPVKQSIVVEAPIERAFKVFTEDFGSFKPREHNLLSVPIAETVFEPRVGGHVYDRGVDGSECRWARVLAYEPPHRVLLSWDISPRWQIETDPDKTSEWEVRFIAETPGRTRLELEHRHLERHGQGWEGVREGVEGDQGWPLYLKRFAERIAREA, from the coding sequence ATGAGCAGACGTGTATCGGCCGCGCCCGTCAAACAATCGATCGTGGTCGAGGCGCCGATCGAGCGTGCGTTCAAGGTCTTCACGGAAGACTTCGGCAGCTTCAAACCGCGCGAACACAATCTGCTCTCGGTCCCCATTGCAGAGACAGTATTCGAGCCGCGGGTGGGCGGGCACGTTTATGATCGCGGCGTCGACGGCAGCGAATGCCGCTGGGCGCGTGTGTTGGCGTATGAGCCACCGCATCGCGTGCTCCTAAGCTGGGACATCAGCCCGCGATGGCAAATCGAAACTGATCCCGACAAAACCAGTGAATGGGAGGTACGGTTCATCGCCGAAACGCCAGGCCGGACCAGGCTAGAGCTTGAGCACCGTCACCTCGAACGTCATGGCCAGGGTTGGGAAGGTGTGCGCGAGGGCGTCGAGGGCGATCAGGGCTGGCCGCTCTATCTAAAACGGTTCGCCGAACGGATTGCCCGCGAGGCATGA
- a CDS encoding metalloregulator ArsR/SmtB family transcription factor: protein MVRDSLQLAALGDPTRRRIFELVGARPRTVAEITRELTVSQSAVSQHLKVLRESRLVRAEPKGASNVYHIDPAGLGQMRAWLDRFWSSTLAAYKVAVEKSRED, encoded by the coding sequence ATGGTTAGAGATAGCTTGCAGTTGGCCGCTCTGGGAGATCCGACTCGGAGACGAATATTCGAACTGGTGGGGGCGCGGCCGCGCACCGTTGCTGAAATTACTCGCGAACTGACGGTCTCCCAATCGGCCGTCTCCCAGCATCTCAAGGTGCTGCGCGAATCTCGTTTGGTCCGTGCTGAGCCGAAGGGTGCCAGCAACGTTTATCACATCGATCCGGCGGGACTCGGCCAGATGCGCGCGTGGCTCGACCGCTTCTGGAGCAGCACACTGGCGGCGTACAAGGTCGCCGTCGAAAAATCACGGGAGGACTAG
- a CDS encoding DUF3237 domain-containing protein — translation MIQLRPLFNLSARVDIPIELGPDSFGRHRRIVKILGGAFVGARLRGSIHEVGADWQSIRPDGTAELDIRCILETDDGALIDFRGIGLRHGPSEVFKRISEGETVDPSSYYFREVIRFETSAPAYDWMTRIFSIAAGTRLKNDVHLDVFEVL, via the coding sequence ATGATTCAGTTGAGACCACTGTTCAATCTTTCCGCCCGGGTCGATATACCCATCGAACTCGGACCTGACTCCTTCGGTCGCCATAGGAGGATCGTCAAGATACTTGGAGGAGCCTTCGTGGGCGCTCGATTGCGCGGCTCTATCCACGAAGTCGGAGCCGACTGGCAGTCTATCCGGCCCGACGGGACAGCGGAGCTCGACATTCGTTGCATCCTGGAAACAGACGACGGCGCTCTCATTGACTTTCGCGGAATCGGGCTTCGTCACGGCCCGTCAGAGGTATTCAAACGAATTTCCGAAGGAGAAACGGTCGACCCTTCGTCCTACTATTTCAGAGAGGTCATACGGTTCGAGACGAGCGCGCCTGCCTACGACTGGATGACAAGGATATTCAGCATCGCTGCCGGCACCCGGCTGAAAAACGACGTCCATCTGGACGTGTTCGAAGTCTTGTGA
- a CDS encoding winged helix-turn-helix domain-containing protein — protein MAFNPKPDRDTVRFGKFVLGLVDRRLTCSGQPVKLSSRALDILCELASVPGEVVSKDRLMEKIWPGRVVEENAIQVHVSTLRKALELGSDGHSYVVTVPGRGYRLVGVENGPDVLAYSGSGDIPARGTTVAVLRFANLSGDSSQDYFADGIVEDIITGLSRITGLSVVGSTSSLLFEPGSGDLASIGRKLGCRYLVQGSVRKADNRIRITARLVESDTGVALWAERYDRRFDDIFEVQDAIAMSLIGALEPSLRKVEISRVRRERPNSLDAYDLVLRALSSMRTTMPTGAGEAIPLLEKALELEPRLFGGPGTVGAMLSDQIQPRWIERGRSRHRRPLCSRCDEK, from the coding sequence ATGGCGTTCAATCCGAAACCGGATCGAGATACGGTTCGATTTGGAAAGTTTGTGCTGGGTCTTGTCGACCGGCGGCTGACCTGTTCGGGACAGCCCGTCAAGCTCTCAAGCCGGGCGCTCGATATCCTCTGCGAATTGGCTTCGGTCCCAGGCGAGGTCGTGAGCAAGGATCGCCTGATGGAAAAAATCTGGCCGGGCCGCGTAGTAGAGGAAAACGCGATTCAGGTGCACGTGTCCACATTGCGCAAGGCACTCGAACTCGGAAGTGACGGTCACAGCTACGTCGTAACCGTTCCGGGACGAGGTTATCGCCTGGTGGGGGTCGAGAATGGTCCCGACGTGCTGGCGTATTCGGGCTCCGGAGACATCCCGGCGCGCGGGACCACGGTCGCCGTGCTGCGGTTCGCCAATCTCAGCGGGGATTCCAGCCAGGATTACTTCGCCGACGGCATCGTAGAGGACATCATCACGGGACTATCCCGTATCACCGGCCTATCGGTGGTCGGCAGCACGTCGAGCTTGCTGTTCGAACCCGGCTCAGGCGATCTGGCGAGTATCGGGCGGAAGCTGGGGTGCCGCTATCTCGTGCAGGGGAGCGTGCGTAAGGCCGACAATCGCATAAGGATCACGGCGAGGCTGGTCGAGTCCGACACCGGTGTCGCATTGTGGGCCGAACGGTACGATCGCCGGTTTGATGATATTTTCGAGGTTCAGGATGCCATTGCGATGAGCCTGATCGGGGCGCTCGAACCGAGTCTACGCAAGGTCGAGATCAGCCGCGTTCGACGAGAGCGACCCAACAGTCTCGATGCCTATGACCTCGTGTTGCGGGCACTCTCCTCGATGCGCACAACGATGCCGACGGGCGCTGGTGAAGCCATTCCGCTATTGGAGAAGGCATTGGAGCTGGAGCCCCGATTATTCGGCGGCCCAGGCACAGTTGGCGCGATGCTTTCAGATCAGATTCAGCCGCGGTGGATTGAACGAGGCAGATCGCGCCACCGCCGTCCATTATGCTCGCGCTGCGATGAGAAGTGA
- a CDS encoding MAPEG family protein: protein MAAYSLSIVGVLVLCLLSILLAIYSGSSKGRAGALAGPVLPADDDNLLYRIDRVHMNAVEALPPFVVPAVLAMMVGVGPVTLATLIWAHIAIRLIHLAVYLRGGKAAKGGSIRTILYVSGALMTIILIATTTAATVHLRV from the coding sequence ATGGCAGCCTACTCGCTTAGTATTGTCGGAGTGCTGGTCCTCTGCCTGCTGTCCATTTTGCTGGCGATTTATTCAGGATCCTCCAAAGGCAGGGCGGGCGCCCTTGCCGGACCTGTCCTGCCCGCGGATGACGACAACTTGCTGTACCGGATTGATCGGGTCCACATGAACGCGGTGGAAGCGCTGCCGCCTTTTGTGGTCCCGGCTGTACTGGCTATGATGGTGGGGGTTGGACCCGTTACGCTTGCGACGCTGATATGGGCCCATATCGCAATTCGTCTGATCCACCTTGCGGTCTATTTGCGCGGCGGCAAAGCAGCCAAAGGCGGCAGCATCAGAACCATTCTCTATGTTTCAGGGGCGCTCATGACAATCATTCTCATTGCCACGACGACCGCCGCAACTGTCCACTTACGTGTCTAA
- a CDS encoding Crp/Fnr family transcriptional regulator, whose product MDEITQSFENRLLELFDPNDRDALIGQLEPVNLGYRQELYAAYRPIKWVYFLTSGVASLVNTMADGSTSEVGTIGNEGVVGLPILLGDRVAPTGACIQVPGSGLRMNALALQEELRRSNSMQSVMLRYAHAFFNQVAQTASCAHFHSIEQRCCRWFLMSLDRVQTEEFLLTQEFLGMMLGCRRSSVTEVAAALKDRRIIDYNRGHVTVLDRAELERCSCECYRLTKDEYDRLLGLPLGSNASQKARIA is encoded by the coding sequence ATGGACGAGATCACGCAATCCTTCGAAAATCGACTGCTGGAACTCTTCGACCCAAATGACCGCGACGCCTTGATTGGCCAGCTTGAACCTGTAAATCTAGGATATCGACAGGAGCTTTACGCGGCGTATCGCCCTATCAAGTGGGTGTATTTCCTGACAAGCGGTGTGGCATCGCTCGTAAATACGATGGCGGACGGCTCCACTTCCGAGGTGGGAACGATAGGCAATGAAGGGGTTGTGGGTCTGCCGATCCTGCTTGGGGATCGGGTCGCTCCTACCGGCGCGTGCATTCAAGTGCCGGGCTCAGGGCTCCGCATGAACGCCCTAGCGTTGCAAGAAGAACTCCGCCGAAGCAATTCAATGCAGTCGGTTATGCTGAGATATGCGCACGCCTTTTTCAACCAAGTCGCGCAAACGGCGTCTTGCGCTCATTTCCACTCGATTGAGCAACGGTGCTGTCGGTGGTTTTTGATGAGCCTTGATCGCGTCCAGACAGAGGAATTTCTTCTGACCCAGGAATTTCTCGGAATGATGCTTGGTTGTCGCCGGAGCAGTGTCACGGAAGTTGCTGCGGCTCTGAAAGATCGGAGAATTATAGATTACAATAGGGGGCATGTGACCGTTCTAGATCGAGCGGAACTCGAACGGTGTTCGTGTGAATGTTACCGGTTGACGAAAGACGAGTATGACCGTCTGCTTGGCTTGCCGCTCGGCTCTAACGCATCACAGAAGGCAAGGATTGCCTGA
- a CDS encoding tripartite tricarboxylate transporter substrate binding protein — translation MRTTHLALGLLTTIALSYTALPGNAQSWPTQVVKIITPFPTGSGGDVTARPFAEKLAERWGKPVIVENRPGADGIIAATAVLNSNDGHTLLYTNGGPLTSNLLAHAGSLPYNPDDLLPVAAAAEVYVAIGVPASLATSSLSAFVTQARLRRGQFNWSGTPGSLDYLVPGFLKRAGIDLPRVPYREVSMAMQDLSQDRLQFYAAALATQLPMAQTGKIKIIAITNSQRSPFLPDVPTARESGFPELEYEAFLGFFAPRGMSAELRERIGADLHAIGADADLAGRFNAIGMRVRVTSAAELQKIVMNERAALVRYTQAAPR, via the coding sequence ATGCGCACCACGCATTTGGCTCTGGGACTGCTGACAACGATCGCTCTGTCGTATACCGCGCTTCCGGGCAACGCCCAGTCGTGGCCAACCCAAGTCGTGAAGATCATCACGCCATTTCCGACTGGCAGCGGTGGCGACGTCACGGCGCGTCCGTTCGCCGAAAAGCTCGCGGAACGGTGGGGGAAGCCCGTCATCGTCGAAAATCGTCCAGGCGCCGACGGCATCATCGCCGCGACCGCGGTGCTCAACTCGAACGATGGACATACTCTCCTCTATACGAACGGGGGACCGCTCACGAGCAACCTGCTCGCGCACGCGGGCAGCCTTCCGTACAATCCCGATGATCTGCTGCCGGTTGCGGCCGCCGCTGAAGTCTACGTAGCGATAGGGGTGCCTGCTTCCCTCGCGACAAGCTCGCTGTCCGCATTTGTCACGCAGGCGCGCCTCAGGCGGGGGCAGTTCAATTGGAGCGGAACTCCCGGCAGTCTGGACTATCTGGTGCCGGGGTTTTTGAAGCGCGCCGGCATCGATCTCCCGCGTGTCCCATACCGAGAGGTAAGCATGGCGATGCAGGATCTCTCGCAGGATCGACTCCAATTCTATGCTGCTGCCCTCGCGACCCAGTTGCCAATGGCGCAAACCGGCAAGATCAAGATTATCGCGATCACGAATAGTCAACGATCACCCTTCCTGCCGGACGTTCCCACGGCGCGCGAGTCGGGCTTCCCGGAGCTCGAGTACGAAGCGTTCCTTGGCTTTTTCGCGCCCCGGGGGATGTCGGCGGAGCTACGTGAACGCATCGGCGCCGACCTGCACGCGATCGGCGCGGACGCGGATCTGGCGGGACGCTTCAATGCGATCGGCATGCGGGTACGCGTCACCTCTGCTGCAGAACTACAAAAGATCGTCATGAACGAGCGCGCCGCGCTCGTTCGTTACACCCAGGCGGCGCCGCGATAG
- a CDS encoding DUF3606 domain-containing protein, producing the protein MSTAKKTARGRNQDRARVAGGQDYEVRDETKKTGRSASAVKKTVKNVGNSRKRAEKRLAR; encoded by the coding sequence ATGTCGACGGCGAAGAAGACGGCACGCGGGCGCAATCAGGACCGGGCTCGCGTAGCCGGCGGCCAGGACTACGAAGTCCGGGACGAAACGAAGAAGACCGGACGCTCGGCGTCCGCGGTCAAGAAGACCGTCAAGAACGTAGGCAATTCGCGGAAGCGGGCGGAGAAGCGTCTCGCCCGCTGA
- a CDS encoding YidB family protein: MSRGMPSMTALLGLLAIAGYQNRDKLADMFRNATSGQPAGGAKDSLSGLLGNFGGLVSGGGVSSLLNGGIGELLEHFRQNGQGEAAQSWINQEPNREITPPELRQAIGPDVLQKLEQQTGLSQQEILDRLSRELPTAVDKYTPDGRLPAPAAG; encoded by the coding sequence ATGAGCCGCGGAATGCCATCGATGACGGCCCTTTTGGGTCTGCTCGCGATCGCCGGCTATCAAAATCGGGACAAGCTGGCGGACATGTTCCGCAACGCGACCTCGGGCCAGCCGGCGGGCGGCGCCAAGGATTCCCTGAGCGGTTTGCTAGGCAATTTTGGCGGCTTGGTGAGCGGCGGTGGCGTGAGTTCGCTGCTCAATGGCGGGATCGGCGAGTTGCTCGAGCACTTCAGGCAGAACGGCCAAGGTGAGGCGGCTCAATCCTGGATCAATCAGGAGCCGAACCGGGAAATCACCCCGCCCGAACTCCGGCAGGCTATCGGTCCGGACGTGCTTCAAAAACTTGAGCAGCAGACCGGCCTTTCGCAGCAAGAGATTCTCGACCGATTGTCTCGCGAGCTTCCGACAGCCGTGGACAAATATACGCCCGACGGACGCCTTCCGGCGCCCGCGGCGGGATAG
- a CDS encoding NADH-quinone oxidoreductase subunit B: MVEANATSWNTVNENLDDRGYFVAPLDDLVTWARSGSLMWMTFGLACCAIEQMQVSMPRYDVERFGCAPRASPRQSDCMIVSGTLCNKMAPALRKVYDQMPEPRYVISMGSCANGGGYYHYSYSVVRGCDRIVPVDVYVPGCPPTAEALLYGIMLLQKKIRRTGTIER; this comes from the coding sequence ATGGTCGAAGCGAACGCGACGTCCTGGAACACCGTGAACGAGAACCTCGATGACCGCGGCTACTTTGTCGCGCCACTCGATGATCTCGTTACGTGGGCTCGGTCCGGATCCCTGATGTGGATGACGTTCGGCTTGGCCTGCTGTGCCATTGAACAGATGCAGGTTTCCATGCCTCGCTACGATGTTGAACGCTTCGGATGCGCCCCGCGCGCGTCGCCAAGGCAGTCGGACTGCATGATCGTCTCGGGAACGCTCTGCAACAAGATGGCCCCTGCGCTTCGCAAGGTCTACGATCAGATGCCGGAGCCGCGATACGTCATTTCAATGGGATCCTGCGCCAATGGCGGCGGCTACTACCATTATTCGTACTCTGTCGTCCGCGGATGCGACCGCATCGTTCCCGTCGACGTGTACGTGCCCGGCTGCCCTCCGACAGCGGAGGCGCTGCTTTACGGGATCATGCTACTTCAGAAGAAGATCCGACGAACGGGCACCATAGAGCGGTAA